In Paenibacillus guangzhouensis, a single window of DNA contains:
- a CDS encoding acyl-CoA dehydrogenase family protein, protein MNTMPSDPFIRNEREQAIAVRSDQLAAILEQHASLHDREGSFPFENFEHLREEGYLALTAPKEFGGEEASLYEMILAQERLARGDGSTALAVGWHVSQVLQLRIKQSWPQPLYADFCRRVVEEGAMINQFASEPATGSPSRGGRPQTVAVRTENGYLLTGRKTFSSLLPILDQFTVTAFIEEENQLGTFYVRKGPGVSMDETWDTIGMRGTGSHDLVLTGAYVPEEHRINNCENGEVMSDHGGGLLHVPACYLGIAWAARDFAIQFAKEYRPNSLPGSIVDLPHIQQKIGEMETERITARSLLYSVADRWDRLPEERASMRPELGLAKTVATNAAMRIVDLAMRIVGGSSLSRSLPLERMYRDVRAGLHNPPMDDAVMAMLVQRAIRES, encoded by the coding sequence ATGAACACAATGCCATCAGATCCATTTATTCGAAATGAACGTGAACAAGCGATTGCCGTAAGATCAGATCAGCTTGCCGCCATATTAGAACAACACGCATCTTTACATGATCGAGAAGGGTCATTTCCTTTTGAAAATTTTGAGCATTTGCGAGAAGAAGGCTACTTGGCTCTTACCGCGCCAAAGGAATTCGGAGGCGAAGAAGCCTCGTTGTATGAGATGATCCTTGCCCAGGAACGACTTGCTAGAGGCGATGGTTCTACAGCACTTGCGGTAGGCTGGCATGTCAGTCAAGTCCTTCAATTGCGGATTAAGCAGTCATGGCCGCAGCCATTGTATGCAGATTTCTGTAGGCGAGTGGTTGAGGAAGGCGCGATGATCAATCAGTTCGCGAGCGAGCCAGCAACGGGCAGCCCGAGCCGCGGAGGTCGACCGCAGACCGTTGCGGTTCGAACAGAGAATGGATACCTCTTAACGGGACGTAAAACATTTAGTTCGTTGCTTCCAATCTTGGATCAATTTACGGTTACGGCTTTTATTGAAGAGGAGAATCAGCTAGGAACATTTTACGTCCGCAAGGGTCCCGGCGTGAGCATGGATGAGACATGGGATACGATTGGGATGCGAGGAACGGGTAGTCATGATCTAGTGCTGACGGGTGCTTATGTACCTGAAGAGCATCGCATTAATAACTGCGAGAACGGTGAAGTCATGTCTGATCACGGAGGCGGTCTGCTGCATGTTCCGGCATGTTATCTTGGAATTGCCTGGGCGGCACGGGATTTTGCGATTCAGTTCGCGAAGGAATATCGGCCTAACAGCTTGCCAGGATCCATTGTAGATCTACCGCATATTCAACAGAAAATTGGAGAAATGGAAACAGAGCGGATTACCGCACGCTCTCTGTTGTACAGCGTCGCTGACCGCTGGGATCGACTCCCTGAGGAGCGGGCATCCATGAGGCCAGAGCTTGGTCTAGCCAAAACCGTAGCGACGAATGCTGCGATGCGAATCGTTGATCTTGCCATGCGAATCGTGGGTGGTTCTAGCCTCTCACGGAGTCTGCCGCTTGAGCGCATGTACCGTGATGTCCGTGCAGGGCTGCATAATCCGCCAATGGATGACGCTGTGATGGCGATGTTGGTTCAGCGTGCAATACGCGAGTCTTGA
- a CDS encoding phosphotransferase family protein, whose product MNLRQWIRRLNPTWKLLRSWKLKGGISAQVIGLEIAQADEQNLKLVARVHGDADIEHNPSVASDEFNLLQVLRSQGVLVPKPYVVDHSRSLFDRPALLIEYIEGQTEFAPTDMNDYIKQMASAISKLHHIDCTKVDVSFLPRQIDHDRKLRNIAILKKIHIEGDAVIHEKILAFLHTPSKNRAAILHGDFWPGNLMWKDGQLVAMIDWEDAAFGDPLSDLANGRLEMLFYYGVEAMEQFTNQYVALMPRLDLSHLAFWDIYAAVRLAGFAEWGLDVQIVDRMRERHNGFVQQAVSLIKRT is encoded by the coding sequence ATGAATTTACGACAATGGATACGTCGGTTGAATCCTACGTGGAAGTTGCTGCGTTCGTGGAAGTTAAAAGGCGGTATTTCAGCACAAGTGATCGGCCTTGAAATCGCACAAGCCGATGAACAGAACTTGAAGTTGGTTGCACGGGTTCATGGCGATGCAGATATCGAACATAACCCTTCCGTCGCTTCCGATGAATTCAATCTATTACAAGTTCTAAGATCACAAGGTGTATTGGTACCGAAGCCTTACGTAGTTGATCATTCACGCTCATTATTCGATAGACCCGCGCTGCTTATTGAGTATATCGAGGGTCAGACGGAGTTCGCCCCTACGGATATGAACGACTACATCAAGCAAATGGCATCAGCGATATCGAAGCTTCACCATATCGATTGTACGAAGGTAGATGTTTCTTTTCTCCCTAGGCAGATTGACCATGATCGGAAATTACGGAACATAGCCATATTAAAAAAGATTCACATCGAAGGTGATGCAGTTATTCACGAGAAGATTCTTGCGTTCTTGCATACACCTTCCAAGAACCGAGCGGCCATCCTCCATGGCGACTTTTGGCCTGGCAATCTCATGTGGAAGGATGGACAACTCGTCGCGATGATCGACTGGGAAGATGCAGCATTCGGAGATCCATTATCAGATCTCGCCAATGGAAGGTTGGAAATGTTATTCTATTATGGCGTAGAGGCGATGGAACAGTTCACGAACCAATACGTTGCCTTGATGCCGAGGCTGGATCTTTCTCATTTAGCTTTTTGGGATATCTATGCGGCTGTTCGATTAGCAGGATTTGCTGAATGGGGTTTGGATGTTCAGATTGTAGATAGGATGCGCGAGCGGCATAATGGGTTCGTTCAACAGGCGGTTAGCCTGATCAAGCGAACATAG
- a CDS encoding MFS transporter, whose translation MRKLYLLFAIFIAALNLRPILTSVAPLLHSMQSMLGMDGLTASLLTTLPVLCMGIFAPVATVLRDRIGLERTIFLAIVLVTGATALRGVSSSVSLLVITAMIGGIGISLAGPLLSGFIKKYFPTKPGIVSVYSVSMTIGAGIASALAIPIFNSSDHNLTLTLSCWSVLGIIALISWARFLPQKSETLSTERTILPIRNKRAILLTIFFGFMASMFYSITAWISPIAQSYGYSKADSAMLLTVFTLIQVPVSMTIPGLVSRSGNRRFYLILCSLFELVGIIILLLQWPILPAAICLGIGAGGLFPLALMLPIVETNTAQEAGSWSAMSQCGGYMIGAMGPLMIGMIYDYSGSFVPALIAMLIVIIAMITVQWLLTRPNTTHVKERHVTL comes from the coding sequence ATGAGAAAACTATATTTATTATTTGCCATATTCATTGCGGCATTGAATTTACGGCCTATTCTTACATCTGTCGCTCCCTTGCTTCATTCGATGCAATCCATGCTCGGTATGGATGGCCTCACGGCGAGTTTGTTAACAACACTGCCTGTTTTATGTATGGGGATATTCGCACCTGTCGCCACGGTATTACGAGATCGCATCGGCCTTGAGCGCACGATCTTCTTGGCCATTGTGCTTGTTACGGGTGCAACCGCGCTGCGAGGCGTTTCGAGCTCCGTCAGCTTATTGGTGATTACAGCGATGATCGGAGGGATTGGAATTAGTCTCGCAGGTCCACTCTTGTCAGGATTTATTAAGAAGTATTTCCCAACGAAACCCGGAATCGTCAGTGTATACTCTGTATCTATGACCATAGGTGCTGGGATTGCATCTGCATTGGCCATTCCGATCTTTAACAGCAGCGATCATAACTTAACGTTAACATTGTCATGTTGGTCAGTACTCGGGATCATTGCATTAATAAGCTGGGCACGGTTTCTGCCTCAGAAGTCTGAGACCTTAAGTACAGAACGGACAATATTGCCTATCCGCAATAAGCGTGCGATTCTGCTCACCATCTTCTTCGGATTTATGGCGAGCATGTTCTACTCCATTACCGCCTGGATCTCGCCAATTGCGCAAAGTTACGGGTATAGCAAAGCGGATTCGGCCATGCTGCTCACCGTATTCACACTTATTCAAGTTCCTGTATCGATGACGATTCCCGGACTCGTATCCCGATCCGGCAATCGTAGGTTCTATTTGATTCTATGCAGTCTGTTCGAGCTTGTGGGAATCATCATCTTATTACTTCAATGGCCAATACTGCCGGCAGCGATATGTCTTGGGATTGGAGCAGGGGGATTATTCCCGCTGGCGCTTATGCTTCCGATCGTAGAGACGAATACAGCGCAAGAAGCTGGGTCATGGTCCGCCATGTCGCAGTGTGGAGGGTATATGATTGGCGCTATGGGGCCGCTTATGATTGGCATGATCTACGATTATAGCGGCAGCTTTGTTCCTGCGTTAATTGCCATGCTAATCGTTATTATCGCCATGATAACCGTACAGTGGCTGCTAACCCGCCCGAACACAACACATGTGAAGGAACGACATGTGACTCTTTGA
- a CDS encoding LysR family transcriptional regulator: protein MDTRHIQYFMAVYEHLHFTRAAEALGITQPTLSQQIRVLEGELGMPFFDRIGKQVVVTEAGELLRLHGGRMLDAERDAKAAIKELLTGERGTVRLGVLPSDLDFQLVPLFTHFNAEYPDIQLQVFSSIAIQDEVLTQRVDLGIGLESPPDKRFVQIPLGSEHYHLFVRADSELASKTEIKLMELQHLPLVMYPQGFLGRDLVDTLCRAQGFQLTTVMETSSATSLLQLVRAGVGATIQPEGLLRQTTSQTELVAIPIIEHPPVRRLELIYIADRYISRAHQQLIQWLIDFFSKLLNHSNDTSRS, encoded by the coding sequence TTGGACACGCGACATATCCAGTATTTCATGGCCGTCTATGAGCATCTGCACTTTACCAGAGCCGCTGAAGCGCTTGGCATCACCCAACCGACACTCAGTCAGCAAATTCGTGTGCTGGAGGGTGAATTAGGCATGCCCTTCTTCGATCGGATCGGCAAGCAAGTCGTCGTAACAGAGGCCGGAGAGCTGCTCCGTCTTCATGGCGGAAGAATGTTGGATGCAGAACGAGACGCCAAGGCGGCGATTAAGGAACTATTGACTGGCGAACGAGGAACTGTGCGCCTTGGTGTATTGCCATCCGACCTAGACTTCCAGCTGGTTCCGCTGTTCACCCATTTCAATGCCGAATATCCTGACATTCAGCTGCAGGTCTTCTCATCGATTGCGATTCAAGACGAAGTGTTGACGCAACGCGTAGATCTCGGGATTGGACTCGAGAGCCCTCCAGATAAGCGATTCGTTCAGATCCCGCTTGGCTCTGAACATTACCATTTATTCGTTCGCGCAGATAGCGAGCTTGCGAGTAAGACAGAGATCAAGCTCATGGAACTACAGCATCTCCCGCTGGTGATGTACCCCCAGGGATTCCTTGGACGCGATTTGGTAGATACGCTGTGCAGAGCACAAGGATTCCAACTCACTACTGTGATGGAGACCTCCTCCGCGACCTCACTGCTTCAGCTTGTACGGGCTGGGGTTGGAGCAACGATTCAACCCGAAGGTTTACTTCGACAGACAACTTCCCAGACCGAACTTGTGGCGATTCCAATCATTGAGCATCCGCCTGTTCGCAGGCTTGAGCTCATCTACATCGCTGATCGTTATATCAGCAGGGCGCACCAACAACTAATTCAATGGCTGATCGACTTTTTCAGCAAGCTGCTGAACCATTCGAACGATACCTCCCGTTCATAA
- a CDS encoding DUF1349 domain-containing protein: MNYTFIPTSIEKLTIMNEPANMQVVEDSLVVRSHPSTDFWLKTHYGFEVMNGHVLHASIAADFNAEVSLHMRPAATYDQAGLFIMVSDTCWLKTSLEYIPDGPSHLGAVVTNHGYSDWSTQNYANSLVMEPLAFRVERNASDYTIFTKTPTNPNEWEQIRIAHLHEDPGTNPVKVGIYCCSPMQDSDGFDTHFHTFTINETA, translated from the coding sequence ATGAATTATACGTTTATTCCTACATCCATCGAGAAGTTGACGATCATGAACGAGCCAGCGAACATGCAGGTCGTCGAAGATTCGCTCGTCGTCCGCAGCCATCCGAGCACAGATTTCTGGCTGAAGACGCACTATGGATTTGAAGTCATGAATGGTCATGTCTTACATGCATCCATTGCAGCGGATTTTAATGCGGAGGTGTCGCTTCATATGCGACCAGCAGCAACCTATGATCAAGCTGGGCTCTTCATTATGGTCTCGGATACTTGCTGGCTCAAGACATCCCTTGAATACATACCTGATGGCCCTTCACATTTAGGAGCGGTTGTGACGAACCATGGTTATTCCGATTGGTCGACACAGAACTATGCGAATTCGCTTGTGATGGAGCCGCTTGCGTTCCGTGTTGAACGGAACGCAAGCGATTATACGATTTTCACCAAGACGCCTACCAATCCAAATGAATGGGAACAGATTCGGATCGCGCATCTTCATGAAGATCCAGGTACAAATCCCGTGAAGGTAGGGATCTATTGCTGCAGTCCAATGCAGGATAGCGATGGATTCGATACACACTTCCATACATTTACAATTAATGAGACAGCTTAA
- a CDS encoding RidA family protein, translated as MQNNRQTVIQRSNPDPIAKPVGSYSHVTKMNRDADIYVFSGQIGIDQEGQIPSEMNQQVTLTMKNIVDILASQQLTPDHVAKVNIWATEPIDWDHFDDIWNRVFGETPPSMTIAYVQGLGLPELKIELDVWAAG; from the coding sequence ATGCAGAACAACCGTCAGACCGTCATTCAACGTTCGAATCCAGACCCAATTGCGAAGCCCGTTGGCAGCTATAGTCATGTAACCAAGATGAATCGAGATGCCGACATATATGTATTCTCCGGTCAGATTGGGATTGATCAAGAAGGCCAGATCCCTTCGGAGATGAATCAACAAGTTACACTTACGATGAAAAATATCGTTGATATCCTTGCCTCACAGCAGCTCACACCCGATCACGTCGCTAAGGTGAATATCTGGGCGACAGAGCCGATCGATTGGGACCATTTCGATGACATTTGGAATCGTGTATTTGGCGAGACGCCGCCATCCATGACCATCGCTTATGTCCAAGGGCTAGGCTTGCCCGAACTTAAGATTGAGCTCGATGTCTGGGCTGCAGGTTAA
- a CDS encoding SDR family oxidoreductase, producing MGMLTGKIAVVTGASRGIGRGIALRLARDGAFVVVHYGRRRHEAEGVVSEIQQHGGAAVAIGADLSTIDGIHQLYSELDIALRELRGDYRFDILVNNAGIGQILTMEEATVDSFDEVMNMNVKGPFFVTQRALPRLRDGGRIINISSFVTRVASPSVFTYSMSKGAIDVFTRALAEELGNRSITVNAIQPGIINTEMNAGTLQHQDGQQYAAGLSTFNRWGEPEDIADIAAFLASNDSRWVTGQCIDASGGSRL from the coding sequence ATGGGGATGTTAACAGGTAAAATTGCAGTCGTGACGGGCGCAAGCCGAGGGATCGGACGGGGAATCGCGTTACGATTAGCGCGAGATGGCGCATTCGTCGTCGTTCATTATGGCAGACGACGGCATGAAGCTGAGGGAGTTGTCTCCGAGATTCAACAGCATGGGGGGGCAGCGGTTGCCATTGGTGCAGATTTGAGTACCATCGATGGCATTCATCAATTGTATAGCGAATTAGATATTGCCCTTCGCGAACTTCGAGGGGATTATCGGTTCGATATTCTGGTGAATAACGCTGGCATCGGTCAAATATTGACGATGGAGGAAGCAACCGTGGATTCGTTCGATGAGGTCATGAATATGAATGTCAAAGGGCCGTTCTTCGTCACACAACGAGCTTTGCCACGACTCAGGGACGGCGGACGGATCATTAATATCTCATCGTTCGTTACGCGCGTCGCCTCACCGAGTGTGTTTACGTATAGCATGTCGAAGGGAGCCATTGATGTGTTTACGCGTGCATTGGCTGAGGAGCTTGGGAATCGCAGCATTACCGTGAATGCGATTCAACCGGGTATCATTAATACGGAGATGAACGCAGGGACATTGCAGCATCAGGACGGTCAGCAATACGCTGCTGGCTTATCCACCTTTAATCGTTGGGGAGAACCTGAAGATATCGCTGATATTGCTGCTTTCCTAGCCTCGAATGACAGCCGCTGGGTAACGGGTCAATGCATTGATGCAAGCGGGGGATCACGTCTATAA
- a CDS encoding GerAB/ArcD/ProY family transporter has protein sequence MIIMLSTGLLNHVIIIPIILDAAKRDAWISVLLAGACALVWIILLHLGSNRMNKQHLFEWLQHAYHPAVGRILAFLAGIYLLTICTLTTRDTIYWIHLTFSPETPILVYTLIFLLISAFNAYRGIQSLANTASILLPFVVILGFFVMLSNTPHKDYTLLKPILEHGMQPAWYGAMYAGAGFVEVIMLLFLQHHIKTRLSYKSYMIMLVILIGLTMGPIIGAIVEFGPVEAGKLRFPAYEEWRLLTIGRYIEHLDFFSVYQWFSGAFLRISLALFLLLDIFQIQSKKRKLWMLGSIFIFIVIMTEIPFSDRFFLKMMSSYILPYSVWGMLIFSVIIAALVHLAHRRGKISS, from the coding sequence ATGATCATCATGCTGAGCACGGGACTGCTTAATCATGTCATTATCATCCCTATTATCTTAGACGCAGCCAAACGCGACGCCTGGATCTCCGTATTGCTCGCAGGTGCCTGCGCGCTAGTCTGGATTATCCTCCTCCATCTGGGAAGCAACCGAATGAATAAGCAGCATCTGTTCGAGTGGTTACAACATGCTTACCACCCCGCCGTTGGACGGATTCTTGCCTTTTTAGCTGGGATTTATCTGCTTACCATTTGCACGTTGACGACCAGAGATACGATCTATTGGATCCACCTCACCTTTTCACCAGAAACACCGATCCTTGTCTACACGTTGATATTTCTACTGATCTCCGCTTTCAATGCCTATCGGGGGATTCAGTCCCTCGCGAATACCGCTAGTATTTTATTGCCCTTTGTTGTTATTCTCGGTTTTTTTGTCATGTTGTCGAACACGCCGCACAAAGATTACACCTTATTGAAGCCCATCCTTGAGCACGGCATGCAGCCGGCCTGGTATGGAGCCATGTATGCCGGAGCTGGATTTGTTGAAGTGATCATGCTCCTCTTCCTCCAGCACCACATCAAGACACGATTGTCGTATAAGTCTTACATGATCATGCTCGTCATATTGATAGGACTTACGATGGGCCCCATTATCGGAGCAATCGTGGAATTCGGCCCTGTCGAAGCCGGCAAACTCCGCTTTCCGGCTTATGAAGAATGGAGGCTGCTTACGATCGGGCGCTATATAGAGCACCTTGACTTTTTCAGCGTATACCAATGGTTCAGCGGCGCCTTCCTGCGTATCTCCCTTGCTCTGTTCCTCTTACTTGATATCTTCCAAATTCAGAGTAAGAAACGCAAGTTATGGATGCTGGGGAGTATTTTCATCTTCATCGTGATTATGACCGAGATCCCGTTCAGTGACCGATTTTTCTTGAAAATGATGTCGTCCTATATACTCCCTTATTCCGTGTGGGGGATGCTTATTTTCTCGGTCATTATTGCAGCTCTAGTCCATCTTGCACACCGAAGGGGGAAAATCAGCTCATGA
- a CDS encoding spore germination protein, which produces MNEPREEAIEAQRFEAMASKLFDTSSDIVRMSMPLSNQDFAVHLIYCQGLCDVNTLHQSIIPELKHISEDILLADTLKLQQKVPFHMYALAEQDLELVMREIVLDGDLLLRFTPSNRMYAVALSDPPRRQPEEPNTEVSTRGPRDGFTEESFTNIGLIRKRLKTDMLAVEEFTIGSQTITKVHLLYLKDTIDPLVLQEITAKLNQIDVKGLVSSSQLEENLTGFSLFPITSYAGRPDFAVNALMHGKFVIIMSGSPTVIIAPVSFTFLLNTSEDANLVNMFVAFTRLLRISGVLLSLFLPGFWISLLTFHQDQIPFTLLATLVNSRQGVPLPAPLEAVVMLLLFEIFREAGMRMPSAFGQTLSVVGGLIIGQAAISAGIASPGTIVIIAISVLATFTLVNQSLVSVVSIFRIIVLLISGILGLFGTLICLLTLILYMVNLRSFGTYYLTPFAPQQFKAMYKVLFRMPWGRK; this is translated from the coding sequence ATGAATGAACCTAGAGAGGAAGCGATAGAGGCTCAACGATTCGAAGCAATGGCCAGCAAATTATTCGATACGAGCTCAGATATTGTCAGAATGTCAATGCCACTCTCGAATCAAGATTTCGCTGTGCATCTAATTTATTGTCAGGGGCTATGTGATGTAAATACCTTGCACCAGTCGATCATTCCCGAGTTGAAACATATCTCGGAAGACATCCTCTTAGCGGATACATTAAAGCTTCAGCAGAAAGTTCCATTCCATATGTACGCGCTTGCTGAACAGGATTTAGAACTTGTGATGAGAGAGATTGTGTTAGATGGTGATCTGCTCCTTCGGTTCACACCTTCAAATCGCATGTATGCAGTCGCCTTGTCTGATCCACCTAGACGGCAACCTGAAGAGCCGAATACCGAAGTCTCGACCCGAGGACCACGGGATGGCTTCACGGAAGAATCATTTACCAATATTGGCCTGATCCGCAAAAGACTCAAGACGGATATGCTCGCGGTTGAGGAGTTTACGATTGGATCACAGACGATCACCAAAGTTCATCTCCTCTACCTCAAGGACACGATCGATCCTCTCGTATTGCAAGAAATTACAGCGAAACTGAACCAAATTGACGTAAAAGGCCTTGTTAGCAGCTCACAGCTCGAAGAGAACCTAACGGGATTCTCACTCTTTCCAATCACGTCTTATGCAGGAAGACCAGATTTTGCAGTGAACGCTTTGATGCACGGGAAATTCGTTATTATCATGAGTGGATCGCCGACCGTTATCATCGCTCCTGTCAGCTTCACCTTTTTACTAAATACATCCGAGGATGCCAACCTTGTGAATATGTTCGTCGCATTTACGAGATTGCTTCGAATTAGTGGTGTGCTCCTCTCCTTGTTCCTACCAGGGTTTTGGATCTCGCTCTTAACATTTCATCAAGATCAGATCCCGTTTACATTGCTCGCGACGTTAGTGAACTCCAGACAAGGCGTTCCTTTGCCAGCTCCCTTGGAAGCGGTGGTCATGCTATTGTTGTTCGAGATCTTTCGGGAGGCCGGAATGCGTATGCCTTCTGCCTTCGGGCAAACACTGTCTGTCGTCGGGGGATTAATCATTGGACAAGCCGCCATTAGTGCAGGCATAGCTAGCCCTGGGACAATTGTCATTATTGCGATTTCAGTTCTGGCTACATTCACCTTGGTGAATCAATCCTTGGTCAGCGTTGTCAGCATATTCCGCATTATCGTGCTGCTCATTAGCGGGATTTTAGGTCTATTCGGAACATTAATTTGTCTCTTGACCTTAATCCTCTACATGGTCAATCTCCGATCTTTCGGGACGTATTATTTGACCCCCTTCGCCCCGCAGCAATTCAAAGCGATGTATAAGGTGTTATTCCGAATGCCTTGGGGCAGAAAGTAG
- a CDS encoding Ger(x)C family spore germination protein — protein sequence MKSIPCLLVIVLISTLLTGCWGAKEIEHMIYVNTLGIDYVDDQFVVYVQMVNFSGIGKKESGGATQEQKTFVGQARGDSFDTAIFNLYASSPQRIVWSNIKTLVFSDKALKHGIIDQVLEVWDRYYEFRYTVWAMATKEPMEEVLNTPSISDLSVLYSQLNSPMRTYEQSSIIAPIYLYKFIWKWKEKGQVVLLPYLDIVHGWTDNNKPSPNLSMAGVCLLDDQQFKGCLKSSDALGLRWLEKKTIRTPLVIKDKKSVKALMVMNKIKSSIKLKIKRGKPVFDINVSMQATLPQLNISLQKTLLEKEAVKEVKKQIMDTYLNGLKHKADVYSLSGILYRQMPRLWHELYTKEKFPLTPDSIENIHVKVNLVSGGISKMR from the coding sequence ATGAAATCCATCCCATGTCTCCTTGTCATTGTACTCATCTCAACCCTGCTTACGGGGTGTTGGGGTGCGAAAGAGATTGAACATATGATATACGTCAATACACTCGGGATCGATTATGTGGATGATCAATTTGTTGTGTATGTCCAAATGGTTAATTTCAGTGGAATTGGTAAGAAGGAATCTGGCGGTGCAACACAAGAGCAGAAGACATTCGTCGGTCAAGCACGAGGAGATTCATTTGATACGGCGATTTTCAATCTCTATGCTTCGAGTCCGCAGCGAATCGTCTGGAGCAACATTAAGACACTTGTCTTCAGTGACAAAGCACTCAAACACGGTATCATCGATCAAGTGCTGGAGGTATGGGACCGCTATTATGAATTCCGCTACACCGTATGGGCCATGGCAACAAAAGAGCCGATGGAAGAGGTGCTTAACACGCCGTCGATTAGTGATCTATCCGTGTTGTACTCGCAGCTTAACAGCCCAATGCGCACCTATGAGCAGAGCTCCATCATTGCACCGATCTATCTATATAAATTCATATGGAAATGGAAAGAGAAAGGTCAGGTCGTACTGCTGCCCTATTTGGACATCGTTCATGGTTGGACGGATAACAATAAACCGTCCCCGAATCTTAGCATGGCTGGTGTGTGTCTTCTCGATGATCAACAATTTAAAGGTTGTCTGAAGTCTTCCGATGCGCTAGGGCTGCGTTGGTTGGAGAAAAAAACAATTCGAACACCTCTCGTAATCAAGGATAAGAAATCTGTCAAAGCATTAATGGTTATGAACAAAATCAAATCCTCCATCAAGTTGAAAATCAAACGTGGGAAACCTGTCTTTGATATTAACGTATCCATGCAAGCGACGCTGCCCCAGTTAAATATAAGTTTGCAGAAAACGCTGCTCGAGAAGGAAGCCGTCAAAGAGGTTAAAAAACAGATTATGGATACCTATCTGAATGGATTGAAGCACAAAGCGGATGTATATTCGCTCTCCGGCATATTGTATCGCCAAATGCCCCGTTTATGGCATGAGTTGTATACAAAAGAAAAATTCCCGCTGACGCCGGATAGTATTGAGAACATTCATGTGAAGGTAAATCTAGTCAGTGGTGGCATTTCGAAAATGAGATAA
- a CDS encoding asparagine synthase — translation MREGLIPAVLGTLVTASAASLLGSKYKLAAAGALGFGLAHMVLGAIDLVEHR, via the coding sequence ATGCGTGAAGGCTTGATTCCTGCGGTTCTTGGAACGTTGGTCACGGCTTCGGCTGCGTCACTGCTTGGGAGCAAGTATAAACTTGCTGCTGCCGGTGCTCTTGGGTTTGGACTCGCTCACATGGTCCTAGGAGCCATCGACTTGGTCGAACATCGATAG
- a CDS encoding transcriptional regulator SplA domain-containing protein — protein sequence MGYHEAFVPGQIVYVIIRNPHAQSVANVQQAAVVHHPDAPNQLALFLYETYYPLTEELAVYASMYEAESAYHDAFGLGGIEEYYG from the coding sequence ATGGGATATCATGAAGCATTCGTACCGGGGCAGATTGTCTATGTCATCATTCGCAATCCGCATGCACAGAGTGTCGCGAACGTTCAGCAAGCTGCCGTCGTTCATCATCCGGATGCGCCGAATCAATTGGCTCTGTTCTTATATGAGACCTACTACCCGCTGACCGAAGAGCTCGCCGTCTACGCATCGATGTATGAAGCTGAATCCGCGTATCATGACGCTTTTGGGTTAGGTGGAATCGAGGAGTATTATGGTTAA